A stretch of Nonomuraea africana DNA encodes these proteins:
- a CDS encoding AfsR/SARP family transcriptional regulator produces the protein MAGVSFGLLGPIRVWSGGEDLEVGSPQQRGVLALLLLSEGRQVTLDEIVSALWGREAPRSAVVSTRTYVSRLRRVLTAGGAAGLGTEAEIRSAGGGYQLVVDPGAVDVTVFRQTTAAARETRERGEVAEASRLLRGALALWRGPAFEGLSGAFFEGRRAWLEQLRASAMEERWALDVAQGDCGEAIAELMLATAREPYRERLWELLMWALDRDGRRVEALSAYHRIARLLDDDLGLEPGPGLRGMYARIRTAADASLV, from the coding sequence ATGGCCGGGGTGAGCTTTGGGTTGTTGGGTCCGATCAGGGTCTGGAGCGGTGGGGAAGATCTGGAGGTCGGGTCTCCGCAACAGCGGGGAGTGCTGGCCCTGCTGCTCCTGAGCGAGGGGCGTCAGGTCACGCTCGACGAGATCGTGAGCGCGTTGTGGGGCCGGGAGGCGCCGCGCAGCGCCGTCGTGAGCACCCGCACCTACGTCTCCCGTCTGCGCCGGGTGCTGACCGCCGGCGGTGCCGCCGGGCTGGGCACCGAGGCGGAGATCAGGTCGGCGGGCGGCGGCTACCAGCTGGTCGTGGACCCCGGCGCGGTCGACGTGACGGTGTTCCGGCAGACCACCGCCGCCGCGCGGGAGACCCGCGAGCGGGGGGAGGTCGCAGAGGCCTCCCGGCTGCTGCGCGGCGCGCTGGCACTGTGGCGCGGACCGGCGTTCGAGGGGCTGAGCGGGGCCTTCTTCGAGGGCCGCCGCGCCTGGCTGGAGCAGCTGCGCGCGTCAGCCATGGAGGAGCGCTGGGCGCTCGACGTCGCGCAGGGCGACTGTGGCGAGGCGATCGCCGAGCTGATGCTTGCGACGGCGCGGGAGCCTTATCGCGAGCGGTTGTGGGAGTTGCTGATGTGGGCCCTCGATCGCGACGGCCGCCGCGTGGAGGCTCTGTCGGCCTATCACCGGATCGCCCGGCTGCTGGACGATGATCTGGGACTGGAGCCTGGTCCCGGCCTGCGGGGGATGTACGCCCGGATCAGGACGGCGGCCGACGCCTCACTCGTCTGA